Proteins co-encoded in one Arachis hypogaea cultivar Tifrunner chromosome 11, arahy.Tifrunner.gnm2.J5K5, whole genome shotgun sequence genomic window:
- the LOC112719797 gene encoding mitogen-activated protein kinase 20 isoform X1, whose translation MQQDHRKKNSAEMDFFSEYGDANRYKIQEVIGKGSYGVVCSAIDTHTGEKVAIKKIHDIFEHISDAARILREIKLLRLLRHPDIVEIKHIMLPPSRKDFKDIYVVFELMESDLHQVIKANDDLTKEHYQFFLYQLLRALKYIHTANVYHRDLKPKNILANANCKLKICDFGLARVAFNDTPTTIFWTDYVATRWYRAPELCGSFYSKYTPAIDIWSIGCIFAEVLTGKPLFPGKNVVHQLDLMTDLLGTPSLDTISRVRNEKARRYLTSMRKKQPVPFAHKFPNADPLALRLLERLLAFDPKDRPTAAEALADPYFKGLAKVEREPSCQPITKMEFEFERRRVTKEEIRELIFREILEYHPQLLKDYMNGTERTNFLYPSAVDQFRKQFAHLEENGKNGPAVPLDRKHVSLPRSTIIHSNIAPTKEQTSIASSKNRQTAEDYNKSSRDTEITVPRPMPGAQRIPLAKPGKVVGPVGPYEYASVVKDSYDPRTLVRGSVVPSQPVPTAYYYHSSSTSNRPATEADKGVPLQATTHGQQCGVNAKIAPDIAINIDKNPFFMTRVGVNKLEQDDQIAIETNLLQSKAQYGGISAAAGATAHRKVGPVQYGMTRMF comes from the exons ATGCAGCAAGATCACAGGAAAAAG AATTCAGCAGAGATGGATTTTTTCTCCGAATATGGTGATGCCAACCGGTACAAAATTCAAGAAGTCATTGGGAAAGGAAGTTATGGTGTTGTCTGTTCGGCCATTGACACTCATACAGGCGAAAAAGTGGCGATTAAGAAGATTCATGACATCTTCGAGCATATATCTGATGCCGCGCGTATCCTCCGTGAAATAAAGCTTCTTAGGCTTCTACGACATCCCGATATAGTTGAAATCAAACACATCATGCTGCCACCTTCTAGGAAGGACTTCAAAGATATTTATGTTGTTTTTGAGCTTATGGAGTCTGATCTTCATCAAGTCATCAAAGCCAATGATGACTTAACAAAAGAGCACTATCAGTTTTTCCTTTACCAATTACTTCGAGCATTGAAGTATATTCACACAG CAAACGTTTATCATAGAGATTTGAAGCCAAAGAACATACTAGCAAATGCAAACTGTAAACTTAAAATTTGTGATTTCGGGTTAGCTAGAGTTGCCTTCAATGACACACCAACTACTATTTTTTGGACG GATTATGTTGCAACAAGGTGGTATAGAGCTCCGGAGCTTTGTGGATCATTTTATTCTAAG TATACACCAGCAATTGATATATGGAGCATCGGGTGCATCTTTGCCGAAGTGCTCACAGGAAAGCCACTTTTTCCTGGAAAAAATGTTGTCCACCAGTTGGATCTGATGACAGATCTGCTTGGGACACCCTCACTGGATACCATATCACGG GTACGCAATGAGAAGGCACGGAGATACCTTACTAGCATGAGGAAAAAACAGCCTGTGCCATTTGCACATAAGTTTCCTAATGCAGACCCTTTAGCGCTACGACTACTAGAGAGATTGCTGGCTTTTGATCCGAAAGACCGACCTACTGCTGCAGAG GCATTGGCTGATCCTTACTTCAAGGGACTGGCTAAAGTTGAGAGAGAACCGTCCTGCCAGCCAATCAcgaaaatggagttcgaattcGAAAGGCGAAGAGTCACGAAGGAGGAAATTCGTGAGCTAATTTTCCGTGAGATTCTAGAGTATCATCCACAATTATTGAAAGACTACATGAATGGAACAGAGAGAACTAATTTTCTTTATCCAAG TGCCGTTGATCAATTCCGGAAGCAGTTTGCTCATTTAGAGGAAAATGGTAAAAATGGACCAGCAGTGCCACTTGATAGAAAGCATGTTTCTCTTCCAAG GTCAACAATTATACATTCAAACATTGCACCCACCAAAGAGCAGACGAGTATTGCTTCCTCAAAAAACCGGCAAACAGCTGAAGACTATAACAAGAGCTCAAGAGATACAGAAATTACAGTGCCACGGCCGATGCCAGGTGCCCAAAGAATTCCACTAG CAAAACCTGGTAAAGTTGTTGGGCCGGTTGGACCGTACGAGTATGCGAGTGTTGTCAAGGATTCTTATGATCCAAGAACATTAGTAAGAGGTTCTGTGGTTCCTTCTCAACCTGTTCCCACAGCATACTATTACCATAGTTCTAGCACCAGTAATCGACCGGCAACAGAAGCCGATAAGGGCGTTCCTTTGCAGGCAACAACACATGGTCAACAATGTGGAGTTAATGCCAAGATAGCGCCGGATATAGCAATCAATATCGACAAGAACCCATTTTTCATGACGCGTGTGGGAGTGAACAAGCTAGAACAAGATGATCAAATAGCTATAGAAACAAATTTGCTGCAATCTAAGGCTCAATATGGTGGGATTAGTGCTGCAGCTGGAGCCACTGCTCATAGAAAAGTTGGACCTGTTCAGTATGGTATGACAAGAATGTTCTAA
- the LOC112719797 gene encoding mitogen-activated protein kinase 10 isoform X2 yields MDFFSEYGDANRYKIQEVIGKGSYGVVCSAIDTHTGEKVAIKKIHDIFEHISDAARILREIKLLRLLRHPDIVEIKHIMLPPSRKDFKDIYVVFELMESDLHQVIKANDDLTKEHYQFFLYQLLRALKYIHTANVYHRDLKPKNILANANCKLKICDFGLARVAFNDTPTTIFWTDYVATRWYRAPELCGSFYSKYTPAIDIWSIGCIFAEVLTGKPLFPGKNVVHQLDLMTDLLGTPSLDTISRVRNEKARRYLTSMRKKQPVPFAHKFPNADPLALRLLERLLAFDPKDRPTAAEALADPYFKGLAKVEREPSCQPITKMEFEFERRRVTKEEIRELIFREILEYHPQLLKDYMNGTERTNFLYPSAVDQFRKQFAHLEENGKNGPAVPLDRKHVSLPRSTIIHSNIAPTKEQTSIASSKNRQTAEDYNKSSRDTEITVPRPMPGAQRIPLAKPGKVVGPVGPYEYASVVKDSYDPRTLVRGSVVPSQPVPTAYYYHSSSTSNRPATEADKGVPLQATTHGQQCGVNAKIAPDIAINIDKNPFFMTRVGVNKLEQDDQIAIETNLLQSKAQYGGISAAAGATAHRKVGPVQYGMTRMF; encoded by the exons ATGGATTTTTTCTCCGAATATGGTGATGCCAACCGGTACAAAATTCAAGAAGTCATTGGGAAAGGAAGTTATGGTGTTGTCTGTTCGGCCATTGACACTCATACAGGCGAAAAAGTGGCGATTAAGAAGATTCATGACATCTTCGAGCATATATCTGATGCCGCGCGTATCCTCCGTGAAATAAAGCTTCTTAGGCTTCTACGACATCCCGATATAGTTGAAATCAAACACATCATGCTGCCACCTTCTAGGAAGGACTTCAAAGATATTTATGTTGTTTTTGAGCTTATGGAGTCTGATCTTCATCAAGTCATCAAAGCCAATGATGACTTAACAAAAGAGCACTATCAGTTTTTCCTTTACCAATTACTTCGAGCATTGAAGTATATTCACACAG CAAACGTTTATCATAGAGATTTGAAGCCAAAGAACATACTAGCAAATGCAAACTGTAAACTTAAAATTTGTGATTTCGGGTTAGCTAGAGTTGCCTTCAATGACACACCAACTACTATTTTTTGGACG GATTATGTTGCAACAAGGTGGTATAGAGCTCCGGAGCTTTGTGGATCATTTTATTCTAAG TATACACCAGCAATTGATATATGGAGCATCGGGTGCATCTTTGCCGAAGTGCTCACAGGAAAGCCACTTTTTCCTGGAAAAAATGTTGTCCACCAGTTGGATCTGATGACAGATCTGCTTGGGACACCCTCACTGGATACCATATCACGG GTACGCAATGAGAAGGCACGGAGATACCTTACTAGCATGAGGAAAAAACAGCCTGTGCCATTTGCACATAAGTTTCCTAATGCAGACCCTTTAGCGCTACGACTACTAGAGAGATTGCTGGCTTTTGATCCGAAAGACCGACCTACTGCTGCAGAG GCATTGGCTGATCCTTACTTCAAGGGACTGGCTAAAGTTGAGAGAGAACCGTCCTGCCAGCCAATCAcgaaaatggagttcgaattcGAAAGGCGAAGAGTCACGAAGGAGGAAATTCGTGAGCTAATTTTCCGTGAGATTCTAGAGTATCATCCACAATTATTGAAAGACTACATGAATGGAACAGAGAGAACTAATTTTCTTTATCCAAG TGCCGTTGATCAATTCCGGAAGCAGTTTGCTCATTTAGAGGAAAATGGTAAAAATGGACCAGCAGTGCCACTTGATAGAAAGCATGTTTCTCTTCCAAG GTCAACAATTATACATTCAAACATTGCACCCACCAAAGAGCAGACGAGTATTGCTTCCTCAAAAAACCGGCAAACAGCTGAAGACTATAACAAGAGCTCAAGAGATACAGAAATTACAGTGCCACGGCCGATGCCAGGTGCCCAAAGAATTCCACTAG CAAAACCTGGTAAAGTTGTTGGGCCGGTTGGACCGTACGAGTATGCGAGTGTTGTCAAGGATTCTTATGATCCAAGAACATTAGTAAGAGGTTCTGTGGTTCCTTCTCAACCTGTTCCCACAGCATACTATTACCATAGTTCTAGCACCAGTAATCGACCGGCAACAGAAGCCGATAAGGGCGTTCCTTTGCAGGCAACAACACATGGTCAACAATGTGGAGTTAATGCCAAGATAGCGCCGGATATAGCAATCAATATCGACAAGAACCCATTTTTCATGACGCGTGTGGGAGTGAACAAGCTAGAACAAGATGATCAAATAGCTATAGAAACAAATTTGCTGCAATCTAAGGCTCAATATGGTGGGATTAGTGCTGCAGCTGGAGCCACTGCTCATAGAAAAGTTGGACCTGTTCAGTATGGTATGACAAGAATGTTCTAA